A window of the Gallus gallus isolate bGalGal1 chromosome 39 unlocalized genomic scaffold, bGalGal1.mat.broiler.GRCg7b 39_unloc2, whole genome shotgun sequence genome harbors these coding sequences:
- the KAT5 gene encoding LOW QUALITY PROTEIN: histone acetyltransferase KAT5 (The sequence of the model RefSeq protein was modified relative to this genomic sequence to represent the inferred CDS: deleted 1 base in 1 codon), protein MMAAVGDGGGVGGAGGALRAPPPPPPVQSRRFRKCRRHVSKAAGKATPLPPYGSAASALRSAMRMRNRKRAEKGRKWVEREEEALWAPSGSGALHPEAACGEMAEAAEVSEGCRLPVLRRNQDNEDEWPLAEILSVKDISGRRLFYVHYIDFNKRLDEWVTPERLDLQRVQGPRKEAKTPTKNGLPGSRPDSPERDPKRKVEVVSPATPVPAATETSQASVFPQNGSARRAVAAQPGRKRKSACLGTDEDSQDSSDGAPSAPRMTGSLVSDRSHDDIVTRMKNIECIELGRHRLKPWYFSPYPQELTALPVLYLCEFCLKYGHSLRCLQRHLTKCDLRHPPGNEIYRKGTISFFEIDGRKNKSYSQNLCLLAKCFLDHKTLYYDTDPFLFYVMTEYDCKGFHIVGYFSKEKESTEDYNVACILTLPPYQRRGYGKLLIEFSYELSKVEGKTGTPEKPLSDLGLLSYRSYWSQTILEILMGLKAEGGERPQITINEISEITSIKKEDVISTLQYLNLINYYKGQYILTLSGDIVEGHERAMLKRVLRIDAKCLHFTPKDWSKRGKW, encoded by the exons ATGATGGCGGCGGTGGGAGATGGGGGAGGGGtgggcggggccgggggcgctCTCCGCGCTCCTCCGCCACCGCCGCCCGTGCAGAGCCGCCGCTTCCGGAAGTGCCGCCGTCACGTGAGCAAGGCTGCCGGGAAGGCCACGCCTCTTCCGCCTTATGGCAGCGCGGCCTCCGCCCTGCGTTCGGCTATGCGCATGCGCAATCGGAAGCGGGCGGAGAAGGGGCGGAAGTGGGTGGAGCGCGAGGAGGAAGCGCTCTGGGCGCCGAGCGGAAGTGGCGCACTGCACCCGGAAGCGGCCTGCGGGGAGATGGCGGAGGCG GCCGAGGTGTCGGAGGGCTGCCGCCTGCCCGTGCTGCGCCGTAACCAGGACAACGAGGATGAGTGGC CGTTGGCCGAGATCCTGAGCGTGAAGGACATCAGCGGCCGCCGCCTCTTCTACGTCCATTATATCGACT ttAATAAACGTCTGGACGAATGGGTGACCCCCGAACGCCTGGACCTGCAGCGGGTGCAGGGACCCCGCAAAGAAGCCAAGACCCCCACCAAGAACGGCCTGCCCGGCTCCCGGCCCGACTCACCCGAACGTGACCCG AAGCGTAAAGTGGAGGTGGTCTCACCTGCCACCCCCGTCCCCGCGGCCACCGAAACCTCGCAGGCATCCGTCTTCCCCCAG AACGGCTCAGCACGCCGCGCCGTGGCCGCCCAACCGGGGCGTAAGAGGAAATCAGCGTGCCTGGGGACTGAtgag GACTCCCAGGACTCCTCGGATGGTGCTCCCTCTGCCCCCCGCATGACGGGCAGCCTGGTGTCGGACCGCAGCCACGACGACATCGTCACCAGGATGAAGAACATCGAATGCATCGAGCTGGGCAGGCACCGCCTCAAGCCCTGGTATTTCTCA CCTTACCCCCAGGAGCTGACGGCTCTGCCCGTCCTCTACCTCTGTGAGTTCTGCCTCAAGTACGGCCACAGCCTGCGCTGCCTCCAGAGGCATTTG ACCAAATGTGACCTCCGGCACCCCCCGGGCAATGAAATCTATCGCAAAGGCACCATTTCCTTTTTCGAGATCGATGGCCGCAAAAACAAG AGTTACTCACAGAACCTGTGCCTGTTGGCCAAGTGCTTCCTGGACCACAAAACACTTTACTACGACACCGATCCTTTCCTCTTCTATGTCATGACTGAGTACGACTGCAAGGGCTTCCACATCGTTGGCTATTTCTCCAAG GAGAAAGAATCGACAGAGGATTACAACGTGGCGTGCATCCTGACACTGCCCCCCTACCAGCGTCGGGGTTATGGCAAGCTGCTCATCGAGTTCA gtTATGAGCTGTCCAAAGTGGAGGGGAAGACGGGGACCCCCGAGAAGCCACTGTCAGACCTGGGGCTGCTGTCGTACCGCAGCTATTGGTCACAAACCATCCTGGAGATCCTGATGGGGCTGAAGGCTGAGGGGGGGGAGCGACCCCAGATCACCATCAA TGAGATCAGCGAGATCACCAGCATCAAAAAGGAGGACGTTATCTCCACGCTGCAGTACCTCAACCTCATCAACTACTACAAG GGCCAATACATCCTGACGCTGTCGGGGGACATCGTGGAGGGCCACGAGCGCGCCATGCTGAAGCGGGTGCTGCGCATCGACGCCAAGTGCCTCCATTTCACCCCCAAGGACTGGAGCAAGAGGGGCAAGTGGtga
- the TMEM223 gene encoding transmembrane protein 223, translating into MAAAAARARAAQALDAAVPRDVVLFRHERGSFFRLAGLFCAGQGVFWASLAHSAFTGLRPPPPGVGPDDPLRPRDNKWRWAFTAACATLGSLIVAAGCFIPLRSVRRLTLHRGGSTVTISTHGPMGLGPGLSFTVPLRHLSCRAHRSDVRTSIPLKVKGRIAFFLLDARGQLDNPRLFDITVGAYRKL; encoded by the exons atggcggcggcggcggcgcgggccCGGGCGGCCCAAGCTCTGGACGCTGCGGTGCCGCGGGACGTGGTGCTGTTCCGGCACGAACGGGGCTCCTTCTTCCGCCTGGCGGGGCTCTTTTGTGCTGGACAGGGCGTCTTCTGGGCGTCCCTCGCCCACTCCGCCTTCACGGGGCTGCGCCCACCGCCCCCCGGGGTGGGGCCCGACGATCCGCTGCGACCCCGCGACAACAAATGGCGGTGGGCGTTCACCGCCGCGTGCGCCACTCTGG GCTCTCTGATCGTGGCAGCCGGCTGCTTCATCCCCCTCCGCTCCGTCCGCCGGCTGACGCTGCACCGGGGTGGTTCCACCGTCACCATCTCCACCCACGGCCCCATGGGGTTGGGTCCCGGCCTCTCCTTCACCGTCCCCCTCCGTCACCTCTCGTGCCGTGCGCACCGCTCTGACGTCCGCACCTCCATCCCACTGAAGGTGAAGGGCCGAATTGCCTTCTTCCTCCTGGACGCCCGGGGGCAGCTCGACAACCCGCGCCTCTTCGACATCACCGTCGGTGCTTACCGCAAGCTGTAG
- the NXF1 gene encoding nuclear RNA export factor 1 produces MAEESKGGYSEHDDRVGGRGFSGRRKKGRGPFRGKMYSEMNNRNSRNRGGPPNARQRPEEDDGDVAMSDAHDAPRGRYLPYGPRPTRAPHLTVRRDLPPGERSSGAARDGGRRNWFKITIPYGKKYDKTWLLSSIQNLCSVPFTPVEFHYDHNRAQFYVEDASTASALKQVSRKITDRDNYKVVIIINSSAPPQSLQNELKAEEIEQLKVCMSKRYDGSQRALDLKGLRVDPDLVSQSIDVVLNQRSCMMVVLRIIEENIPELQSLNLSSNKLYRLDDLSELAQKAAGLKILDLSRNELKSERELDKVKGLKLEELWLDGNPLCDTFRDQSSYISSVRERFPKLLRLDGHELPPPIAFDVEAPVTLPPCKGSYFGSDDLKVLVLRFLQQYYSIYDSSDRQGLLDAYHDGACCSLSIPFGPQNPPRNTLNEYFKDSRNVKKLKDPTMRFKLLKHTRLNVVAFLNELPRTQHDVSSFVVDVCAQTNTLLCFAVHGIFKEVDGKSRDSVRAFTRMFIAVPAGNTGLCIVNDELFVRNATAEELRRAFVMPAPTPSSSPVPTLAAEQQEMLAAFAMQSGMNLEWSQKCLQDNDWDYGRAGQVFTQLKLEGKIPEVAFLK; encoded by the exons ATGGCGGAGGAGAGCAAGGGGGGTTACAGCG AGCATGATGACCGCGTCGGGGGCAGAGGTTTTTCGGGCCGCCGAAAGAAAGGCCGCGGTCCTTTCCGGGGCAAAATGTACAGCGAAATGAATAACCGCAATTCCCGGAACCGGGGGGGACCCCCGAACGCCCGGCAGCGACCGGAGGAGGACGACGGGGACGTGGCCATGAGCGACGCTCACGATGCTCCGCGGGGCCGATA TTTGCCCTATGGGCCGAGGCCGACCCGCGCCCCCCACCTGACGGTGCGTCGCGATCTCCCCCCCGGGGAGCGGAGCAGCGGCGCCGCACGCGATGGTGGTCGCAGGAATTGGTTCAAGATCACC ATCCCATATGGGAAGAAATACGACAAGACGTGGCTGCTCAGCTCCATCCAGAACCTCTGCAGCGTTCCCTTCACGCCCGTtgag TTCCATTACGACCACAACCGCGCACAGTTCTACGTGGAGGATGCCAGCACGGCCAGCGCCCTGAAGCAGGTGTCCCGGAAGATCACTGACCGTGATAACTACaag GTGGTGATCATCATCAACTCGTCCGCTCCTCCTCAGTCGCTGCAGAATgagctgaaagcagaggaaatcGAGCAACTGAag GTTTGCATGAGTAAGAGGTACGATGGTTCACAGCGGGCGTTGGATCTCAAGGGCCTTCGTGTTGACCCAG ACCTGGTGTCGCAGAGCATCGACGTGGTGTTGAACCAGCGCAGCTGCATGATGGTGGTGCTGCGCATCATCGAGGAGAACATCCCCgag ctgcagtcCCTCAACCTGAGCAGCAACAAACTCTACCGCTTGGACGACCTCTCGGAGCTGGCCCAGAAAGCTGCTGGCCTGAAGATCCTCGACCTCTCGCGCAACGAG CTGAAGTCGGAGCGTGAGCTGGACAAGGTGAAGGGCCTgaagctggaggagctgtggtTGGATGGCAACCCCCTGTGCGACACTTTCCGTGACCAATCCTCCTACATCAG CTCCGTCAGAGAGCGCTTCCCGAAGCTGCTGCGCCTG GATGGCCATGAGCTCCCTCCCCCCATCGCCTTCGATGTGGAGGCTCCCGTCACGCTGCCGCCctgcaag GGCAGCTATTTTGGTTCCGACGACCTGAAGGTGCTGGTGCTGCGCTTCTTACAGCA GTATTACTCCATTTACGACTCCAGTGACCGGCAGGGTTTGTTGGATGCTTATCACGACGGCGCCTGCTGCTCCCTCAGCATTCCCTTCGgcccccagaacccccccag GAACACACTGAACGAGTACTTCAAGGACAGCCGCAATGTGAAGAAGCTCAAAGACCCCA CCATGCGATTCAAGCTGCTGAAGCACACGAGGCTGAACGTGGTGGCCTTCCTGAATGAGCTGCCCCGCACACAGCACGACGTCAGCTCCTTCGTGGTGGATGTCTGTGCACAGACc AATAcgctgctgtgctttgctgtccACGGGATCTTCAAGGAAG TGGACGGCAAATCCCGCGACTCAGTGCGCGCCTTCACCCGCATGTTCATCGCCGTGCCGGCCGGCAACACCGG GCTGTGCATTGTTAACGATGAGCTCTTCGTCCGCAACGCCACGGCTGAGGAGCTGCGCCGCGCCTTCGTCATGCCGGCCCCCACGCCGTCCTCCAGCCCCGTGCCCACGCTGGCGGCCGAGCAGCAGGAGATGTTGGCAGCCTTCGCCATGCAGTCTGGCATGAACCTCGAGTGGTCCCAGAA GTGCCTGCAGGACAATGACTGGGACTATGGACGTGCCGGGCAGGTCTTCACCCAGCTTAAG CTGGAAGGCAAAATCCCGGAAGTGGCATTCCTCaaataa
- the MRPL49 gene encoding 39S ribosomal protein L49, mitochondrial isoform X1, with amino-acid sequence MEGGGGSSWGVHSVCQTPPRDPPPYPAVVESTEEFHFVERLLPPACVPSPPQHPSYPTPSGWIPPRVPPPALPYHVGRSRMHNLPLYRRVANGNRRITELRRIRGDIWALEKELREFVGQRVGKQPLTQVNELSGTLRLKGHVDNEVRAWLLLKGF; translated from the exons atggaggggggggggggttcatcCTGGGGGGTCCATTCTGT ttgccagacccccccccgggacccccccccataccccGCCGTGGTGGAGTCCACAGAGGAGTTCCACTTTGTGGAGCGGCTGCTGCCCCCCGCCTGCGTCCCgtcccccccccagcacccctccTACCCCACGCCGTCGGGCTGGATCCCCCCACGAG tgcccccccccgccctgcCCTACCACGTGGGCCGCTCCCGCATGCACAACCTGCCGCTGTACCGCAGGGTGGCCAATGGGAACCGCCGCATCACTGAGCTGCGCCGCATCCGGGGGGATATTTGG GCCCTGGAGAAGGAGCTGAGGGAGTTCGTGGGGCAGCGCGTGGGGAAGCAGCCGCTGACGCAGGTGAATGAGCTGAGCGGGACGCTGCGCCTCAAAGGCCACGTGGACAACGAGGTGCgggcctggctgctgctcaaGGGCTTCTGA